The Liolophura sinensis isolate JHLJ2023 chromosome 6, CUHK_Ljap_v2, whole genome shotgun sequence genomic sequence CATTCAGTCAGAGGCAGATAACAGATGTGTTTTTCGggtagaatgaatgattatggtttaacaaTGAAAGTCGAATCCAGCGATGCTCTCTGTCACATACCTACCTCAAACCAGTCACAATATTCGATCGACACtgcgagatttagtcgagatGTGATCGATATGACAACGTAACATTGTAACCAGTTTGCATCGAGATTCCAAGGAGATTCTGTCAGGAATCCAGTGTAAATTTTGTGACTGAATCTCATTTTCGTGTTTTGACTATCTCGCGCCTTCATTCGAATCTCTTTTCAGTTCGACAAAATCTCGAACAAATCTCGCACAGTGCATTGATTCTTGACTTAATCTCATCAGAATGTTATGATCTCCGCCAAAtaaatatgtccttgtccaagTTTAAATTGCAAATCGGCTCAGGAAGAGCAACTTTCGGATGACGAAAGTAGGACGACATTCGGAAAACAGCTCGACATTAGCGCGTGACAAACGAGGCCAGCACGTCATCCCGCCGAGATTTAGAGGAATGACATTTTCTGGTATGAAATCTCGACTGAATCTCGACTAGATCTCGTTGTGTAAGCCTACATTAAATCTTGACCGAATCTCGTTCAAAATGACGCCTGTTCCTTAGCATAACGctttatgaaataaattcattaagtAAAATGGTTTCACTATTTCAGACCGATGAGGGCGGGATTGCTACAAATGTGGAAAACGCTATTTCTATTGGTTATCGCCATATTGATACGGCACAGTTGTACTTCGCCGAAGCTGGAGTTGGTAAAGGGATCCGGGCTGCCATCGACAAAGGGATGGTCAGACGTGAGGACCTCTTTGTAACCACCAAGGTACTAAACGTCACCTATAACTGGATATTATCCTACTGTGGTAAATAAGATTGGTCCGTCAGAATCCAACGCTTCCATGTGTGGTTGTCTTTTTGTCTCTTCATTATTATCTCTAATTCTGTCCTTccttgaaagaaaaacaacatcTAGGAAAGGCCCTGGTTTGGTAAGGCGGAAAATCGTACCCAGAGAACGTACGATATGAAagtacaaattttcaaaatctcaCCACTGTTATGTAAATTATGTTACCATGAATTGggtcatattacatgtatatgtaaaaggtTACGGAACTGTAAGGCTTAAAGCTACATTGTTAAACGGAGATTTTCTCCAGTGTGCTTAATACAGACAAAAGATACTTCAGTGTGACTGTAGAATTTGGATGATATGACTTACACGGCGCTAAGGCCGCTTCAATCCTTGTTTAAACCTCACATAACAGGAAAAAAGGGAGTAACACAGAACTGATAAAAAAATGTGGCCTTTGGATTGTATCAGCAGCTATCAGTCAGCTATAGTCAGTCTGGCTTGTAGAGGTGTCAGTTTCGTGCACTGTGACCGATTCTTACCATTGTAAGGGTACCATTATCGGAGAGTAAATACGAAATACGGCTTGTTttactctcagatcagcgataggcgttacacaagatcaaactaAGAAACACGAAGatgcttgaataagttcaatacatatactCCTCGGAAACATACACTCAGTCACTTTCATGGTAAACTTTCATGGTGAAATGTacgtttattaaatttattaatttgattggtgttttacgccgtacccaagaatatttcacttatacgacggcgtccaggattttggtgggaggaaaccggacagagaaaCCCagaactatccgcaggttgctggcagatctgaaatgtacataattcCACAAAGAAACAATTAGCGATACAAGCTCGGCTGAATTACAGTGTaggctataacatacacacaGAGAGAAATATAcgtcagacactgacaaataaaaaaaatacatataaacaatgtttaaaaacGGGGTTCGTAACACCATATATCTGATCCCTTTTTTAATGATAATTTAACCTTTCATTGGTAGCAATAATAGTGATTGATATATCACCATTTGCATGCGTTATTAAACTTGTGTTGAACATTTTGATACGAAGTCTCTCTGAGTAGGTTTAAGACCACAgaagtgatttttaaaaaatgtttatcaTCATCTAGCCACTGTTTCATGCCTTATCTATACTTGTAGCTCTGGCAGACACATAGCCGTCGTGAAGATGTCGTCCGGCACCTGAGGAAAAGCCTTGATAAGCTACAGCTGGGTTACGTGGATCTTTTCCTCGTTCACTGGCCATGTCCTTTAAAGGTACAGATGAGACAAACTCCTCATTCACTGAgtaaaactgtattttaaaCACGTAGTAGTTTATTTGTATTTGCTTCTTTGTGTACTGGTTTATCAACTTTAAGATACCGAAATATTTCAATATCTAATATTCCACATAGATGAGCCCTGTGCCGTGTTTGGTGCTCACACAGTGGACTCATCCTGATCGGGTATCACAAAacgaaaatattttcagatgagAAAGCCAATGGATTAAGATAGGATTTTCTTAGGAGACTGGATGGCACCGTGCACGTTGACTGACTGGCACGTTTGTCACGTAATGTTTCAAATTACGCCGAAGACAAGGGAGACTGAAGTTAGCAGCGaattagttattagttattcgaataactaataactaactcagcagcaggttagttatttgaataactaagaactaaccagcagcgggttagttattcgaataaccaATAACTAAGCCTGCACCTggttagttattcgaaatcagttatttgaataagtAATAATTAAcacagcagcgggttagttattccattaactaataactaactagCAGTGAGCTAGGTAAtcgaataactaataataaACTTGCTGCTCTTTACTTATTTCttattcagttatttgaataGCTAATAAGTAACCACCAGTTGGTAAGTTATTGGAATAGCAAATATCTAACCCAGCAGCGGTGTAGTTATTCAAAATAACCAATGACTAACACAGCAGCTGGTtggttattcgaataactaataaataaccagcagcgggttagttatctgaaattagttatttgaataactaacgCAGCAATGAGTTAGTTATTCGAActagcagcgggttagttattcgaataactaataactaactagAAGTGGGTAAGTTAATAGAATTACTAATAACTAACTCAGCTGCggattagttattcgaataattAACCCGCTGCTCTGTTTGTTATTAGTTATTtaaaaaactgattttgaataaCTAACTGGTTGCTGGGTTAGATATTGGTAATTCGAATAACTAAGCCGCTGCTAGTTAGTTACTGGAATAAATAACTgatttcgaataactaacccgctgctagttagttattagttattcaaataactaagccgctgctggttagttattacctattcaaataactaacccgctgctgagtttgttattagttattcgaataactaaacCACTGTATGTGTGCTGAAAACAAGGGATATTGACAGTTTTGCTACAGTCTGGTTGGGTAATTAACATCTGAGAATAAAACCGGTTCCGTATTAGGAGTTTCGGTACAAGTGTTTGCTGATGAGGATAAAGAGATATAACAAGTACAAGACTGGCAGTTTCGGTACACCATCGTTTAAGGAGATTAGTGAATGAGGAACATTGTTTTTATCGATCTGATAGAACCGAACTATAACTGAAACTGACATTAAACAAAATGCGAGAAGGAAACGGCCATATTTGTTTTGCCTGTACTGGTGAAATTTCCCTCTATACGGTATTTAAGGATGAAGCTATGATTGGCAGCAAGGGTACCTAATGTGTGTGAAGTGTACATAGTACTTACAAAAGTAGAGAATGGATACGTTCTGTATACCGTTACATGTAATACCATCGATAGTCCACAATTAAAAgcttgtcatttatttatttatttgtttggtgttttaagccgtactgaagaatatttcacttatatacgacggcggccagcattatttttgaaggaaactgggcagagccggggaaaccatccgtaggttgctgaaacCTGCATGaactagatttgaactcatagcgactgcattagtgagaggctcctgggtcatcgcgGGCTTGTCGCTTATATCTACTGTACAATTTGATTATACCAAATACTTGTCAGTGCACCAAACTTATAGagaatatttctgagtacggcgtgacaccgatcaaatatataaataaatatttatgggGGAGTAATCAGTTATCAATTAGctataaatgaaaaaacaaccctaaataatcaactttttcaaactacattctttgctgttttttttctttccatcatttttCGTTCTGTTTCCCCGCAGACGATGGAGGAAAATATATTTCCTAAAGACGACAAGGGAGAGGTTATATATGCTGATGATATCGACTATCTGGATACGTGGAAAGTAAGTCACAACCCTGTACTTGAATATTTCTCCCTATATCATCAAAAACCCtatatgtgtgtttatcccaACAATATGTAGTCTATAAATGTTAGAGACTTTTGAAGGCTTGGCTGTGTTTTTCAGGGAATGGAAGAGGCATGTGACCTGGGTTTGACAAAGTCTATTGGCATATCGAACTTCAACAAGAGACAGATACAGCGATTACTGACTAACTGTAAGACCAGACCAGTCAATAACCAGGTAAACATACAGGTACCTCTTTTAGATGTGAGAGAACACATGAATGAGGCATGAGTAACAAGTACTACTGTAAAATTGACTATTAGAGTGTTGTTGTACGTATCCAGTTAAAGCCGTGTCGCTTACAGGAAAATATCAGGTAAATTGAAGCGGGTATCACAACAACTTTCAGATGTTTAAATCTCGTTCAACGTTCTCTCCCTATCTCTTGTAGAGAGAACTTGCCAACAGAGCAGCAGTCAGTGTACAATTTCAGATAAATCTTTTTCAGGTTGAAGTCcaccttttttttcaaaatcgaAATCTGGTTGAATTCTGTCAGGAGGAAGGAATCAGTGTTACGGGCTTCAGGAATTTGCAGTTCCTCAACGTCAGGTAAGTTATGTAATAAATACATCCTGCTTGGCTCGGAGAAAATGATCGTCTCAAAAGTACTTTTtatattaaaggagaaaaaaaaatgatgccaacatcagatgaaagagcgtgaaaatttaattgcaaatatggtctttagcATTTTATCAGACTTTTTCTTTCAAGGGAAAGGggtatttgaacatattttttttgtatggtgggtatttgggattgCTACTTGTTATATATCATGTTGGCACAATGATTTTCTAAATAAGGAAGTGATGAATGTCAAATACAATTATTTCAGTCTAACTTTGTTGTTTATAaccaaacaaatgcatttaatctgaattataatattattgaatacatgaaaacataaatatgaacaaaatccAAGTCGAACACCTTTGTTTGCTGAAaggaccaaattctagtgcaaatatatatatatactgagcatgtgttacatcctcatttataatattgttacacaaagacaatatataccaaaattTGGTCCCAAGTACCCACCATATAAAAACCATTTTCAAGTGTCACTTCAATTTCAAACGTTATTGCTCGTGGCTGTCATTTCGTCGCAGAATTAGCGGCATGTTAAGTTCTTGAAAATCCCCTGATGGTGGCTGATAAGaagtatatttactacatcatTCCATTATCGTGCATGGTAAATTTACGACGTTGACAATTAACCTGATCTCCACCTGGTCACCATCATGTAAGAAAACAAATCTATAAAAACAGAACTACCTTAAGCAtctaattcaataaataaataaatatatgaatgaatagTGTTTTATGAATGGTATATAAAAACGCCACCTCTCTCCACCATATAGATCTCCAGATGGCCC encodes the following:
- the LOC135469313 gene encoding aldo-keto reductase family 1 member C1-like, producing the protein MANVTVPCLDLNDGHKMPIVGLGTWQGTLETDEGGIATNVENAISIGYRHIDTAQLYFAEAGVGKGIRAAIDKGMVRREDLFVTTKLWQTHSRREDVVRHLRKSLDKLQLGYVDLFLVHWPCPLKTMEENIFPKDDKGEVIYADDIDYLDTWKGMEEACDLGLTKSIGISNFNKRQIQRLLTNCKTRPVNNQVEVHLFFQNRNLVEFCQEEGISVTGFRNLQFLNVRSPDGPKTDIIEAIANRLGKTIQQVALKFQIQRGVAVIPKSSNEQRLKQNLEAVNIQLTDDDMKALEGLDTNKRTLDYIFTGSKYYPFTDSY